The following proteins come from a genomic window of Nitrospirota bacterium:
- a CDS encoding Bro-N domain-containing protein: protein MTETHLAVFKGKQIRRMLYNDEWWFSIVDIVEVLTGTERPRKYWSDLKKKLSEEGYDELSEKIGQLKMQSSDGKYYETDCANTETMFRIIQSIPSPKAEPFKRWMAKAGYERVQEIEYPELATKRTRALYKAKGYSDDWIEKRMRGIAIREELTDEWKKREVKERREYEMLTAEIAKAAFGITPGRHKNLKGLKRENLRDHMTDLELIFSMLGEAATTEITKVDDAKGFHENKHAALKGGEVAGKAREDLEKKTGKKVVSPENYLTEPESRKRLERR, encoded by the coding sequence ATGACGGAAACACATTTAGCGGTTTTCAAAGGAAAGCAAATCAGGAGGATGCTGTATAATGACGAGTGGTGGTTTTCTATTGTTGACATTGTCGAGGTGTTAACAGGTACGGAGAGACCAAGAAAGTATTGGAGTGACTTAAAGAAAAAGCTTTCTGAAGAGGGGTATGATGAGTTGTCCGAAAAAATCGGACAACTGAAGATGCAGTCATCGGACGGAAAATATTACGAAACCGACTGTGCAAACACTGAGACGATGTTTCGCATTATCCAATCCATCCCCTCGCCTAAAGCAGAGCCCTTCAAACGCTGGATGGCAAAGGCAGGCTACGAGCGGGTGCAGGAGATTGAATATCCTGAACTGGCTACTAAAAGGACAAGGGCATTGTATAAGGCCAAAGGCTATTCTGATGACTGGATAGAGAAACGGATGCGTGGCATTGCTATTCGTGAGGAACTTACGGATGAGTGGAAGAAGAGGGAAGTCAAAGAGAGAAGGGAATATGAGATGCTCACCGCTGAGATTGCAAAGGCTGCATTCGGCATCACCCCAGGCCGGCATAAGAATTTAAAGGGGTTGAAACGTGAGAATCTGCGTGATCACATGACCGACCTTGAGCTTATATTTTCAATGCTCGGCGAGGCCGCGACAACTGAGATAACAAAAGTTGATGATGCAAAGGGATTTCACGAAAACAAACATGCGGCGCTCAAGGGAGGAGAAGTAGCAGGTAAAGCAAGAGAAGACCTTGAAAAGAAGACCGGCAAGAAAGTGGTGTCACCGGAGAACTATCTGACAGAACCGGAAAGCCGGAAGAGATTGGAAAGAAGATGA
- the dksA gene encoding RNA polymerase-binding protein DksA, which yields MATEKKGSTALKKTEGKYEEIRKDLEKQKAALLAEAGMVIGGNISQDKLNFPDMTDQAAAEADNNFTLRLKEREQKLLKKIDEALDRITDGTFGICDNCGEEIGYKRLLARPVTTYCIDCKTKQEEDEKLRE from the coding sequence ATGGCAACTGAGAAAAAAGGTTCAACAGCTTTGAAGAAGACAGAGGGAAAGTATGAGGAGATTAGAAAAGACCTTGAAAAACAGAAGGCCGCTCTGTTAGCAGAGGCAGGAATGGTAATCGGAGGGAACATAAGTCAGGATAAACTTAATTTCCCGGATATGACTGACCAGGCCGCTGCTGAGGCAGATAATAATTTTACTTTAAGATTGAAGGAGAGGGAGCAGAAACTTTTAAAAAAGATAGATGAGGCACTTGACCGCATTACAGATGGTACATTCGGGATATGTGATAATTGCGGAGAGGAGATTGGATATAAACGTCTCCTGGCACGTCCGGTTACCACATACTGTATTGATTGTAAGACTAAGCAGGAAGAGGATGAGAAGTTAAGAGAGTAG
- a CDS encoding glutamine amidotransferase family protein: MNRKYNDPRDTSGCGLVGFINRDGKCVDGHHIKKSLCLMKERGNGLGAGFAAYGIYPDMADYYALHIMMDDADVKASVEKVIFQFFIVHREEEIPTRPNPFIKNPPIFWRYFVEPKKEIMLGWEGDDDLVVRAVMDMNNNVSGAYIISSGKNMGAFKGVGEPADIADFFMIEDYRAYIWTGHTRFPTNTPGWWGGAHPFTILDWSIVHNGEITSYGTNRAFLEMFGYKCTLLTDTEVVAYALDFLIRQHKMPLRAAFYVLASPFWKDIDIEFSENRELAEALKAMRIQYAPLLLNGPFAILFGWKSGLVGFNDRIKLRPLFAGEKDETLFMASEEATIREICAKPDRLWMPRAGEPVIGMVDPKKVF, encoded by the coding sequence ATGAACAGAAAATATAATGACCCACGGGATACAAGCGGATGCGGGCTTGTGGGGTTTATTAACAGAGATGGTAAATGTGTAGATGGCCATCACATTAAAAAGTCCCTCTGTCTTATGAAGGAGAGGGGGAATGGACTTGGTGCAGGATTTGCTGCTTATGGCATATATCCTGATATGGCAGACTATTATGCTTTGCACATAATGATGGATGATGCAGATGTTAAAGCATCTGTAGAAAAGGTCATATTCCAGTTTTTCATCGTTCACAGAGAAGAAGAGATACCAACAAGGCCCAATCCATTCATTAAGAATCCTCCCATATTCTGGAGATATTTTGTAGAGCCTAAGAAGGAAATAATGCTCGGCTGGGAAGGTGACGACGACCTTGTTGTCCGTGCGGTTATGGACATGAACAATAATGTGTCAGGCGCCTATATCATATCCAGCGGTAAGAACATGGGGGCATTTAAAGGTGTTGGAGAGCCGGCGGATATTGCAGACTTTTTCATGATTGAAGACTACAGGGCATATATATGGACAGGGCACACAAGGTTTCCTACCAATACCCCGGGATGGTGGGGAGGTGCACATCCGTTTACCATACTGGACTGGTCAATCGTTCATAACGGTGAGATTACAAGTTACGGGACAAACAGGGCATTTCTTGAGATGTTCGGATATAAGTGTACACTGCTTACTGATACTGAAGTCGTGGCCTATGCACTGGACTTTCTTATTAGACAGCATAAGATGCCTCTCAGGGCTGCCTTTTATGTCCTTGCAAGCCCTTTCTGGAAGGACATTGATATTGAATTTTCAGAGAACAGGGAGCTGGCTGAGGCATTAAAGGCCATGCGTATACAGTATGCCCCCCTGTTGCTTAACGGGCCGTTTGCCATACTATTTGGATGGAAGTCCGGTCTGGTGGGATTTAATGACAGAATCAAGCTTCGTCCCCTCTTTGCAGGTGAAAAGGATGAGACACTTTTTATGGCAAGTGAGGAGGCAACGATCAGGGAAATATGCGCGAAACCGGACAGGTTATGGATGCCGAGGGCAGGAGAACCTGTGATAGGGATGGTAGACCCGAAAAAAGTCTTTTAA
- the cas1c gene encoding type I-C CRISPR-associated endonuclease Cas1: MKKHLNTLFVTTKGAYLSKDGETVVVKVDNEVRLRAPIHTLGGIVCFGQISCSPFLMGFCAESGVAISFLTENGGFLAKVQGPVSGNVLLRREQYRRADDLNTSALIARALLTGKIANSRTVLQRAIRDHSEKIDADALSQASQRLSGYLRRLSSEQELDVLRGIEGESAYTYFSVFDHLVTSQKDQFKFHERSRRPPLDNVNCLLSFLYTIVMHDVRSALETVGLDPAVGFLHRDRPGRYGLALDLMEEFRPFFADRLALSMINLCQVQGKGFQKKESGAVWMDDDTRKTVLVAYQKRKQEEILHPFLKEKVTIGLLFHMQALLMARYLRGDMDNYPPFIWK, translated from the coding sequence ATGAAAAAACATTTAAATACTCTCTTCGTTACAACAAAGGGGGCGTATCTTTCTAAGGATGGTGAGACAGTCGTTGTGAAGGTGGACAATGAAGTCCGTCTGCGCGCACCTATTCACACACTTGGAGGGATTGTCTGCTTTGGACAAATATCCTGCAGCCCGTTCCTGATGGGATTCTGTGCGGAGAGCGGTGTGGCTATAAGTTTTCTCACAGAGAACGGTGGTTTTCTTGCAAAGGTTCAGGGGCCTGTATCCGGCAATGTCCTTCTGAGGCGGGAGCAGTACCGCAGGGCGGATGACCTGAACACGTCTGCATTAATTGCACGCGCGCTATTGACCGGCAAGATAGCCAACTCCCGCACTGTGCTTCAGCGTGCGATAAGGGATCATTCAGAAAAGATTGATGCGGATGCGCTTTCGCAGGCGTCACAACGGCTCTCAGGTTATCTGAGAAGATTGAGTTCAGAACAAGAACTGGATGTATTGCGGGGAATCGAGGGAGAATCGGCATATACCTACTTCAGTGTCTTTGATCATCTCGTTACCTCACAAAAAGATCAATTCAAATTCCATGAACGAAGCCGGAGACCGCCGCTGGATAATGTGAACTGCCTGCTGTCATTTCTCTATACCATTGTGATGCACGATGTCCGTTCGGCTCTTGAGACTGTTGGACTTGACCCTGCTGTCGGATTCCTGCACAGGGATCGTCCCGGCAGATATGGACTTGCACTCGACCTTATGGAGGAATTTCGTCCTTTCTTTGCTGACCGTCTGGCTCTGTCCATGATTAATCTTTGTCAGGTACAGGGAAAGGGATTTCAAAAAAAGGAATCAGGAGCGGTGTGGATGGATGATGATACGAGGAAGACTGTTCTGGTGGCCTACCAGAAGCGGAAGCAGGAAGAGATACTGCATCCCTTCCTTAAGGAGAAGGTTACAATCGGCCTGCTTTTTCATATGCAGGCATTGCTGATGGCGCGTTACCTGCGCGGGGATATGGATAATTATCCCCCGTTTATATGGAAGTAA
- the rplU gene encoding 50S ribosomal protein L21 produces the protein MYAIIETGGKQQRVSQGDIISVERITGDPGASVEFDKVLVVGNGEGLNVGKPYVENAKVVASIIAQERARKVIIFKKKRRKNYRRTKGHRQYYTKLKIQEVIG, from the coding sequence ATGTACGCAATTATTGAAACAGGTGGAAAACAGCAGAGGGTGTCTCAGGGAGACATAATCTCTGTTGAGAGGATTACAGGAGATCCCGGGGCATCAGTGGAGTTTGATAAGGTGCTGGTTGTGGGGAACGGAGAAGGATTAAATGTAGGAAAACCCTACGTTGAAAACGCCAAAGTTGTCGCAAGCATTATTGCACAGGAGAGGGCAAGAAAGGTCATTATCTTTAAAAAGAAACGCAGAAAGAATTATCGCCGCACCAAAGGACACAGACAGTATTACACAAAACTAAAGATACAGGAAGTTATAGGATAG
- a CDS encoding IMP dehydrogenase, translating into MLYKKPQIQFYPYIVQRDDYKCVRCLGCVEQCSYDSTFYDEELDAIWNKHEACVGCKRCEAYCPTDAIKIVPNPSRPYEHSSWKWELVMDTYLQANTGGIIITGIGNDKPHRIYFDHLLIDACQVTNPSIDPLREPMELRTFLGRKGQKIVIEETEKGNISLKTKLAPQLQLETPIMFSAMSYGSINLNFQESMARAALQLGTYWNTGEGGLHKKLYPYAGCGIVQVASGRFGVSRDYLKAAAAVEIKIGQGAKPGIGGHLPGEKVNAEIAETRMIPPGSDAISPAPHHDIYSIEDLKQLIYAIKETTRYEKPVIVKIAAVHNVAAIASGIARAGADIIVLDGFRGGTGATPKSVRDNVGIPVEVAIAVVDKRLREEGIRNEVSIVATGGIRNSADVIKSIALGADAVYIATAAMLAIGCTLCQTCNTGRCAWGITTNDPRLARRQNPEIASEQLYNLVKGWSHEIKDMLGAMGINSIESLKGNRLRLRTIGLSEKESDILGVLPAGI; encoded by the coding sequence ATGCTTTATAAGAAACCACAAATACAGTTTTATCCCTACATAGTTCAGAGGGATGATTATAAGTGTGTCAGATGTCTTGGATGTGTTGAACAGTGTTCTTATGATTCAACCTTCTATGATGAAGAGCTGGACGCAATATGGAATAAGCACGAGGCATGCGTAGGCTGTAAGCGATGTGAGGCATACTGTCCGACAGATGCCATCAAGATTGTCCCTAATCCTTCAAGACCTTACGAACACTCAAGCTGGAAGTGGGAACTTGTCATGGATACCTACCTGCAGGCTAATACCGGCGGTATTATTATCACAGGTATAGGTAATGATAAACCGCACAGGATATATTTTGACCATCTCTTAATTGATGCCTGCCAGGTCACAAATCCTTCAATAGACCCCCTGAGAGAACCAATGGAATTACGTACTTTCCTTGGCCGGAAGGGGCAGAAGATAGTGATTGAAGAAACAGAAAAAGGAAACATATCTTTAAAGACAAAACTTGCCCCGCAGTTACAGCTCGAAACTCCAATAATGTTTTCTGCAATGTCCTACGGTTCGATTAACCTTAATTTTCAGGAGTCAATGGCAAGGGCAGCCTTACAGCTCGGTACTTACTGGAACACAGGAGAGGGCGGTCTTCATAAGAAGCTTTATCCGTATGCCGGATGCGGGATTGTTCAGGTTGCATCAGGACGCTTTGGTGTCAGCAGGGATTATCTGAAGGCTGCTGCTGCAGTTGAGATAAAGATTGGGCAGGGGGCAAAGCCTGGTATCGGCGGACATCTCCCCGGAGAGAAAGTTAATGCAGAAATTGCAGAGACGAGGATGATACCACCGGGTTCGGATGCAATCTCACCTGCACCGCATCATGACATCTATTCAATTGAAGACCTCAAACAGTTGATATATGCAATAAAAGAGACCACACGTTATGAAAAACCTGTAATTGTAAAGATAGCGGCAGTTCACAATGTTGCTGCGATTGCAAGCGGTATTGCAAGGGCCGGGGCAGATATTATAGTGCTGGACGGTTTCAGGGGCGGGACAGGCGCTACACCAAAGTCAGTAAGAGACAATGTCGGCATACCTGTAGAGGTTGCGATAGCAGTGGTTGATAAGAGACTGCGTGAAGAAGGTATAAGGAATGAAGTTTCTATTGTTGCAACGGGCGGTATAAGGAACAGCGCTGATGTGATTAAATCAATAGCCCTCGGCGCTGATGCAGTTTACATTGCAACAGCGGCAATGCTGGCAATAGGATGCACACTTTGTCAGACCTGTAACACAGGTAGGTGTGCATGGGGTATTACAACAAATGACCCGAGGCTTGCAAGGAGGCAGAACCCTGAGATAGCATCAGAACAGCTTTATAATCTTGTAAAGGGCTGGTCACATGAGATAAAAGATATGCTTGGTGCCATGGGGATCAACTCGATCGAATCCCTTAAAGGCAACCGTTTAAGACTCAGGACCATTGGATTATCAGAGAAGGAAAGCGATATACTGGGAGTGTTGCCGGCGGGAATTTGA
- the cas2 gene encoding CRISPR-associated endonuclease Cas2, translating into MFVIVSYDVATDDGKGQRRLRRVARACKDYGQRVQYSVFECIVDSAQWTMLKNRLISEIDPEKDSLRFYYLGSNWKHRVEHVGAKAAIDQEGPLII; encoded by the coding sequence ATGTTTGTAATAGTAAGTTATGATGTTGCCACCGACGATGGCAAGGGGCAGCGTCGCCTCCGCAGGGTGGCGCGTGCCTGTAAGGATTACGGACAGCGGGTACAGTATTCGGTGTTCGAATGTATTGTTGACTCCGCACAGTGGACGATGTTGAAGAATAGGTTAATCTCGGAGATTGACCCTGAGAAAGACAGCCTGAGATTTTACTATCTCGGGTCTAACTGGAAGCATCGCGTGGAGCATGTAGGGGCAAAGGCGGCTATAGATCAGGAGGGGCCGTTGATTATTTAA
- a CDS encoding 4Fe-4S dicluster domain-containing protein → MKKVIIIEDFCIACYNCEVACVATHSRTQDPVKSYKRENLRGKTNTIVELKGPAAFSSMCRHCKHPWCLDACISGAIQRLDNGIVYLDEERCVGCWGCVIACPYGSAHPNIKHNDKEDTKHAFKCDLCVDRLEQGLKPACVEACPNKALVYDETMPEVLSK, encoded by the coding sequence ATGAAAAAAGTAATAATTATCGAAGACTTCTGTATCGCCTGTTATAACTGTGAGGTGGCGTGTGTGGCTACTCATTCGCGTACTCAGGACCCTGTTAAGTCATACAAGCGTGAAAACCTGCGTGGAAAGACTAACACGATTGTTGAGCTTAAAGGTCCGGCAGCATTTTCTTCCATGTGCCGGCACTGTAAACATCCGTGGTGTCTTGATGCCTGTATAAGCGGGGCTATTCAGAGATTAGATAACGGGATAGTCTATCTTGATGAAGAGCGTTGTGTCGGATGCTGGGGTTGTGTGATTGCATGTCCTTATGGCTCTGCACATCCTAATATAAAACATAATGATAAGGAAGACACAAAACATGCTTTTAAATGTGACCTGTGCGTTGACAGGCTTGAACAGGGATTAAAGCCGGCCTGCGTGGAGGCATGTCCGAATAAGGCATTGGTTTATGATGAAACAATGCCGGAGGTTCTTTCTAAATGA
- a CDS encoding polyisoprenoid-binding protein — MKLSKFLTLLVFMLSLLISVPAGLVHAEMARYNVDPDHSTVGFSVTHMTVSKTTGRFMDFTGFIDIDPDTVTVKSLEANIKTASVSTNHKKRDTHLKGPDFFDVKKYPTMTFKMKSYKKTGDVYTVLGDLTLRGITKEITLVGNLNGVSKDPWGSTRAGFSASGKINRKDFGMVWNKVLDNGGLVVGDDVMITLDIEGIKAK, encoded by the coding sequence ATGAAACTCTCGAAGTTTCTTACATTGTTGGTATTTATGTTGTCCTTATTAATTTCAGTTCCGGCAGGTCTGGTTCACGCGGAGATGGCACGTTATAATGTTGACCCGGACCATTCAACAGTGGGGTTCAGTGTGACGCACATGACGGTTTCAAAGACCACCGGAAGGTTTATGGATTTTACAGGTTTTATTGATATTGACCCCGATACTGTAACCGTTAAGTCACTTGAGGCCAATATCAAAACTGCTTCCGTTAGTACGAATCATAAAAAGCGTGATACCCACCTCAAGGGGCCGGATTTTTTTGATGTAAAAAAGTACCCGACCATGACATTTAAGATGAAGAGTTACAAAAAAACAGGGGATGTATACACTGTGTTAGGTGATTTAACCCTTCGTGGTATAACAAAAGAGATTACCCTTGTTGGAAATCTTAATGGAGTCAGTAAGGACCCATGGGGTAGCACTCGCGCAGGTTTCTCAGCAAGCGGTAAGATCAATCGTAAGGATTTTGGTATGGTATGGAACAAGGTGCTTGATAACGGCGGGTTGGTAGTCGGTGATGATGTTATGATAACCCTGGATATTGAGGGCATAAAGGCAAAGTAA
- a CDS encoding NAD(P)/FAD-dependent oxidoreductase, translating into MKKADYVIVGANVAAVGAIEGIRRYDTKSSILTISYETLGSYSKAMLAGYIEGESAGWLEYRGKDYFNRMGVDALYGRKVTALNPDKTKLVIEGGEEVGYKKLLLAVGGVPFKPSISGSENKKQIFSFTEFSDAHKIKEALTKFESVVVIGAGFTGTEIAYTLNNLNKKVSVIELGDRVLVKALDPRSSEIAEKLMKDGGIDFYLNDTVEEIAGQGNNDEITGVKLKSGKFIPCQAVITAIGVVPNGDLINNTGINFNRGLEVDDLMATNIPGVYGAGDVVKALDITDGQKRSLPLWPLAYQQGVVAGSNMAGANFPYIGGLPMNSLKFLKMPILSAGITTPPDSSYKVVSIDDPEASFYRSLVIKDGTLKGFVTVGSIDGAGVLTGLIKNKINIEDIKDTLLQQKRIGLINLPREWRNKFFTRRDETGYHD; encoded by the coding sequence ATGAAGAAGGCAGATTATGTTATTGTCGGCGCTAACGTAGCGGCAGTAGGGGCTATAGAAGGTATCAGAAGGTATGACACAAAGTCTTCTATCCTTACAATATCTTATGAGACACTCGGTTCTTATTCTAAGGCGATGCTTGCCGGTTACATAGAAGGCGAATCTGCCGGTTGGCTTGAATACAGGGGTAAAGACTATTTTAACCGGATGGGGGTTGATGCCCTTTATGGCAGAAAGGTTACTGCACTCAATCCTGATAAGACAAAGCTCGTTATAGAAGGCGGTGAAGAGGTCGGTTATAAAAAACTCCTGCTCGCTGTCGGCGGTGTGCCATTTAAGCCTTCAATTTCCGGTTCTGAAAATAAGAAACAGATATTCTCGTTTACTGAGTTTTCAGATGCACATAAGATAAAAGAGGCGCTTACGAAATTTGAAAGTGTGGTTGTAATAGGTGCAGGGTTTACAGGTACCGAGATAGCGTATACCTTAAATAACCTTAACAAGAAGGTCTCTGTAATTGAGCTTGGAGACAGGGTGCTTGTCAAGGCATTGGATCCGAGGTCTTCGGAGATTGCAGAAAAACTGATGAAAGATGGCGGTATTGATTTCTATTTAAATGATACTGTTGAGGAGATTGCAGGCCAGGGTAATAATGATGAGATTACAGGTGTGAAACTGAAAAGCGGGAAATTCATTCCATGTCAGGCGGTGATTACTGCAATCGGTGTTGTGCCGAATGGAGATTTGATAAATAACACGGGCATCAATTTTAACAGGGGGCTTGAGGTTGATGACCTGATGGCAACAAATATCCCTGGTGTTTATGGTGCAGGTGATGTTGTAAAGGCACTGGATATTACAGACGGTCAAAAGCGTTCCTTACCGCTATGGCCTTTGGCTTATCAGCAGGGCGTTGTAGCAGGTTCAAATATGGCTGGAGCAAATTTCCCTTACATCGGCGGTCTGCCTATGAATTCCCTGAAGTTCCTGAAAATGCCTATACTTTCAGCAGGTATTACCACACCTCCTGATTCCAGTTATAAGGTTGTGAGTATAGATGACCCTGAGGCATCCTTTTACCGGAGTCTTGTAATCAAAGACGGCACACTTAAAGGCTTTGTTACAGTGGGGTCAATAGATGGTGCAGGGGTTCTGACCGGGCTGATTAAAAATAAGATAAACATCGAGGATATTAAAGATACCCTTCTCCAACAGAAGAGGATTGGTTTAATAAACCTGCCGAGGGAGTGGAGGAATAAGTTTTTTACGCGTCGGGATGAAACCGGTTACCATGATTAG
- the cas7c gene encoding type I-C CRISPR-associated protein Cas7/Csd2 yields the protein MSEIVKNRYDFVFFFDVKDGNPNGDPDQVNLPRADAEDQHGLVTDVCIKRKVRNYVQLKYEDKNPKSPYDIFIRQRDITGEDSYLNAIISKTPGNTTSEKRKKLCDDYYDIRTFGAVLSTGEKAGGEASEEEGEEVAKSKKQNKEKIRGAGTVRGPVQFTFARSEDRIYQAEHSITRCCVTTEKERDDQAKKDREFASTFGRKATIPYALYRMKGFVSAVDAKKTGFCADDLTLLWEALIKAFENDHAAARGEMNPVKLVIFKHKSHLGNELSGRLFERVTVRKNSELPRGKEDYTIALDKTNLPVEIEVNEWPEENVF from the coding sequence ATGAGCGAGATAGTAAAGAATCGGTATGATTTTGTTTTTTTCTTTGACGTAAAGGACGGTAATCCTAATGGTGATCCTGATCAAGTGAACCTACCAAGGGCAGATGCAGAAGATCAGCATGGGTTAGTGACGGATGTTTGTATCAAAAGGAAGGTGCGTAACTATGTGCAACTGAAGTATGAAGATAAGAACCCAAAATCTCCATATGATATTTTTATAAGGCAAAGGGATATAACCGGCGAAGATAGCTATTTAAATGCAATAATTAGCAAAACGCCGGGTAATACTACGTCAGAAAAGCGTAAGAAACTGTGTGATGATTATTACGATATCAGGACATTTGGTGCGGTATTAAGCACAGGAGAGAAGGCAGGCGGTGAAGCGTCGGAAGAGGAAGGAGAAGAAGTCGCTAAAAGCAAGAAACAAAATAAAGAGAAAATAAGAGGGGCTGGTACGGTCCGTGGCCCTGTGCAATTTACTTTTGCTCGTTCAGAAGATCGCATTTACCAAGCAGAGCATTCAATAACCCGTTGCTGTGTTACTACTGAGAAGGAGAGAGATGACCAAGCCAAAAAAGATCGTGAATTTGCATCAACTTTTGGCAGGAAGGCCACCATTCCTTATGCATTATACCGCATGAAAGGATTTGTATCTGCTGTTGATGCTAAAAAAACAGGATTCTGTGCAGATGATTTAACGCTGCTTTGGGAAGCCCTTATAAAGGCATTTGAAAATGACCATGCTGCTGCACGAGGAGAAATGAATCCTGTAAAACTGGTGATATTTAAACATAAAAGTCATTTGGGTAATGAGCTATCAGGGAGATTATTTGAGCGAGTAACAGTAAGGAAAAATTCAGAACTGCCGCGAGGGAAGGAAGATTATACAATTGCATTAGATAAAACCAATCTCCCGGTAGAGATTGAAGTTAATGAATGGCCGGAAGAGAATGTATTCTGA